CGCGACCGCGCCGAGGATCTCCGCCCGCTCCACCTCGCGCAGCGTGTCGGCCCGGTCGCCGCGGCTGCGCTGGCGGAATTCCGGCGGCAGCGTCCGATCGTCGATGAGGCCCGTCGGGGACAGGGCGTCGAGCGCGGCGATCAGGTTGTCCATTTCCCGCAGGTTGCCCGGCCAGGTGTAGCTTTCCAGCGCCGCCATGGCCCCCGAGGTGAAGCGAATCTCCCGCCCGTCCTGACGTGCCCCGTGGCGCTGCACGAGCTGCCGCAGGAGCGGCGCGATTTCCTCGGGGCGCTCGCGCAGGGGCGGGATCTGCAACCGCACCCCGGCGATCCGGTAATAGAGATCGCTGCGAAAGGCATCCTTCTGCATCTCGTCATAGAGCGTCCGCATCGACATGGAGATGATCCGCGTGCCCCGCGCCTCGGCTCGTTCGAGGACCGTCAGCAGGAGCTTCTGGACCACGGGCAGGGCAGCGCCGGGGCTGTTGAGGCACAGGACTCCGCCGCCCGTCCCGAAGCGGTCGGCGGCGATATGCTCGCGCAGCCCCGCCTCGGTGAGCTCGGCGCAGTCGATCAGTTCGAAGGGACCCTCCGCCTGGCCGCTCGCGCGGTGGATGGCCTCCGCCAGATAGGTCTTGCCGGTTCCGGTCTCGCCCTCGATCAGGATCGGGATCATCGTGCCGGCGAGCTTCTGCGCCTGCGCGCAGAGACGCGCCGTCACCTCGCCCACCTGCCCGATCCGCGCCAGTTCGGCCCCCACGTCGGTGGCCTGCGCCTTTCGCCGCCGCAGCGCGATCATGACGCCGATCGCCTCGCCCTCCTTCTCGATCACCTCGAGATCGGTTCCGTGGACGCAGTCCGACAGCGCCTCCGCGATCCGCTCGGGGCTCTGGTCGATGAGGTCCGGGATCTGGCCGCGCAGCCAGCTGAGTGCCGCGTCATCCTCGCAGAAGCGCGCGAAATCCTGGGTGGAGAAGACATCGGCCCCGCTGCGGTCCATGATCAGCATCGGCTCGTTGCCCCGGCGCAAACGGCGCAGGTGCAGGTGTTCCATCAGCGCCTCGCGTTCGCGCGACACCATCCGGGTCAATTCGGTCTCGACCTGGAGCGCCAGGGCCGAGGACAGCGCGGCGGCATTCGTCTGCGCCATGTCGCCGGGCCATGAAATATCGACCACCCCGAGGAGCCGCCCCGTGCCCGGTTCCCGGACCGGCGTCGCGGCGCAGTTCCACCGCTGGATCGCCTCGCAGTAATGTTCCGCCTCCCGGATCATGACCGGGACGCCCAGATGGATCGCCGTACCGATCGCATTGGTGCCGATCGCCTCCTCGGACCATTGGCCGCCGAGATGGAGGTGGTTCTCCCCTGCCCGCTCCAGCGTGCAGCTGTCCCCGACCGCGTCGAGCACCACGCCGCTGCCGTCGCACAGCAGGAAGATGTCACCGCTCTTGTTCAGAAGCCGCCCGGCCCGGTTCAGCGCCGCCTGCGCGCCGCGGCGCAAACGGCGCGCCATCGCCCGTTGCCGCGCCAGATCCTCGTCCCCGAGGATCGGGGCGCATGTCATCTGGGACACCGGGCGCCGGCCGGAGCGCTTCCAGCTCTCGAGTATTTCGTGGCGGATGTTGGGAGACACCCGGCCGACGGCCATGAAATCCTCCCAATCCGCCTTGCGGACCATGTGCTCCATCTTCTCCTCCCCGAAAAGACAGGTTATCCGGGCAAGCTTCACGGTGCCTTCGCCGTCCCTTGATGGCGCCTTCACGCGATCATGGCCTCGCGAATCGTTTCCATGTGGCTGCTGAGCCTCTTCATAACAAAGACCACGGCGTCGAGGCGTCCGAAATTCGGACAAATGCGCGCATCCCCGCCACCGAGGCGCGGGAAACATCGGGCGCGGCGGCCGTCCCAAGGGTGCGGTCCTCCGCCGCCCGGACAGGCGAACCGAGAGGATCGCATGAGGGCCGCCCCGCCTCAGGCGGACCGCCCGAGGCAGGATCCGAGCGCCAGCGCCCCCGCCGCCAGGACGGGATCGACCACCGGCATCCCCGTCCGCCGTTCCAGAGCCGCGCCGATCGGCGACATGCCCGCGCAGCCGAGCACGAGGATCTCCGCCCCCGCCTGACGGAGCGCCCCGGCCTTCGCCTCCGCGAGGTCGAGGACCCGGCCCTCGCCGCTTTCCGCCGCCGACAGGCCCGGCAGCGCCACCTCCCCGGCGAGGCGCGACAGCACCCCCATCGCCCGCAGGCGCAGCCTGTGGCGCGGGATCGCGGCCTCCGAGAGCGCGAGGATGCCGAAACGGTCGGCCCGCGCGAGCGCGGTCATCACCGCGGCTTCCTGAAGACCGATGACGGGTTTGCCGGTGAGGGGGCGGGCGATCTCCACGCCCGGATCGGAAAAGCAGGCGCTGACATAGGCGTCGGCCTCCGGATGCGCCGCCACGCCATGCGCGAAGGCCAGCCCGGCCCGCGCCACATCCGCCGCCGAGCGGACCGTGTCCGGCCCGTCCGCCGTGCCGATCACGTCGAAATACGGCCCGAAGACCGAAAGCGCCTCCCGGATCGCCGCCGTGACCCGCTCCGAGGAATTCGGATTGACGACGAGGATGCGGGTCATGCGCGCGGGTCCACGCCGAAATTGCGCGCCGGGTCGAATTCCGGCAGGGGCACGCCGCCACGTCCGCGCAGGTCGGCGGGCGCGCGGCCGAAAAACCGGCCCTGCCCCTCGCGCGCCTTCAACTCCCCGTCCTCGACGATCACCGCGCCCCGGTTCATGACCAGTTTCGGTTTCCCGGTGATCTCCATCCCCTCGAAGGGCGTATAATCCATGTTGTCGTGCTGATCGGCGAGGGTCGCGGTCCAGACCTCCTCGGCATCCCAGATCGCGAGGTCGGCGTCCATCCCCGGCGCGATCCGCCCCTTGGCGGTGCAGCCGAAGGTCTTCGCCGCATTGGTCGAGGTCAGCGCCACGAACTGTTCGAGCGTGATCCGGCCGCCGACCACCCCTTCGGAGAAGAGATAGGGCAGACGCATGGCGATGCCCGGCATGCCGTTCGCGATCTTCGGATAGGGCGCGTCGGGACCGGCGCCGAACTTGCCGGTCTCGTCCGCCCGATAGGGCGCATGATCGGACGACACGCTCTCGAACGTGCCCAGGGCGACATGATGCCAGAGCGCGTCCTGCGTCTCGCGGTCGCGCACCGGCGGGGAACAGATGTATTTCGCCCCGTCCATGCCCGGACGGTCGAGGTCCTCCCGCGTCAGGGCGAGATATTGCGGGCAGGTCTCGGCAAAGAGTTTCGCGCCCGCGAACTTTTCGCGCCGCACGATCTCGGCCCCTCCGGGCGTCGAGACATGGACGATGAAAAGCGGCGTATCGACCAGCTTGGCGAGCTGGATCGCCCGGTTGATCGCCTCTTCCTCGGCCAGTGCGGGGCGGGAGATTGCGTGGTATTTCGGCGCGGTGAGACCCTGCGCGGCAAGCTGGCGGTTCATCCATTTCACCATGGCGTCGTTCTCGCAATGCACCATGGTGATCGCGCCGTGCTTGCGTGCCACCGTCAGGATGTCGAGCATGCCCGCATCGCCCAGGTTGAGCAGGTCGTATGTGGTGAACACCTTGAAGGAGGTGATGCCACGGGCGAAGGCGCGGGGAAGCTGATCGGTCAGGACCGCCTCGCTGGGGTCCGAGACGATCAGGTGATAGGAATAGTCGATGACGGAACGCGCACCGCGGGCGTCGTAGCTGGCAAGCACCTCGTCGATGGACTGGCCGCGATGCTGTGCCGCGAAGGGGATGAAGGAGGAATTGCCGCCAAAGGCCGCGGAGACCGACCCGGAATAATAGTCATCCGCCGTCATCACCCCCGCGGCGCTTTCCTGCGCGATATGGGCATGGGCCTCGATTCCGCCGGGCATGACGATCCGCCCGCCGGCGTCGATCCGGCGCGCGCCGCCCGCGATCCGTTCCGCCACGGCGGCGATGCGCCCGTCCCGGATCGCGAGATCGCCCTTGAATTGCATCTCCGCCGTGGCGATCAGCCCGGAATGGATGACGATATCGAATGCCTCGCTCATGTGCGTTCTCCGTTGGTTTCGGCGTTCCGGTTGGTGAATGTGACGGGGCTCACAGCTCCTCGTAGGCGGCGTTCGCCTCGCGCTCGAGCGCGGCGAGGAGCGCCGCGATGCGCCCGCCTCCCTCCGAGGTGACGACGATGCAGCGGCATCCCCACTCCGCCCATTCGACCGCGAGGTTGCGCCACATCTGGCGCAGGGCCGCCTTCGAGGCCTTGAGCGGAAGGGACAGGGGCAGGACGCTCGATCCGGTCATTCCCGCATTGCCGCTCAGCGCCACGATGGCCGGGCGCGGCGCGCGGCGCAGGTTCGGCGCCAGCCGCGCGGCCAGGTCGAGCGGTGCGTGGGTGTTCTCCATCATCACGCCGATCAGCAGGTCGCGGCCGATCTCCTCCGGGCGCAGGGCGTTGCCTGCCGTGCTGTCCTCCGCGAAGATCACCGCATCGAGCGGCGTGGACCCGATCTGTGCCGCCAGCCGCGCGGCGGCGCCCTCCCGCGCGGGATCGTAGGCCAGCGCCTCGGCGCCCGCCGGGATCGCCGCGGGATGGCGGGCCGTCGCGATCACCGTCCAGCCTCTTGCCAGACAGGCCTCGCGACAGGCCAGCCCTACGCCCCGATCCGCCCCCGTGATGAGGACTGTCCGGTTTTCGGCCGCCCCGCTCACCATGGCACGTCCCGCCCGTCGTAGCCGATGATCCGCCCGCTGTCGGCTAGGCACAGGTTCTCCACCACCCGCACCATGCCCGCGACGCTTTCTTCCACGGGAATGCCGCGATGATCCGTCATGTCGGTGGCGACCATGCCGGGGCGCAGGAGCGTGCAGGTGATGCCCTGCGCCGTCCATTCGCGCGCCAGCGCCGACCAGAGCGCGTTCAGCGCCGCCTTGGAGGCGCGGTAGCTGTATTGCGTCCCCCAGTCGTTCGCGGCGATCGAGGACATGAGCGAGGACATCGCGAGCACCACCTTGCGCTCGCCGGCGAAAAGATTGGCCCGGAGCGCGACGGCAAGCCCCAGCGGGCCCCAGAGGTTCGTCTCGAACACCTCGCGCATCTCGTCGGCGCTCACCTCCCCCGCTCCCGCCCCGAGGTTCCGCGCGATGCCGGCATTGGCGAGCACCACGTCGAGCGGCACGCCGTCGAGGCGCCGCGCAAGGGCGGCGATCGAGGCGGGATCGCTCGCCTCGAGCTGTTCGACCCTGACGCCCGGCGCGCCCGGCACAGCGTCCGGTCCAGGCCGGCGCACGGTCGCGATCACCTGCCAGCCGGCGGAGGAGAACTGGCGGACGAGCTCGCGGCCGATCCCCCTGTTCGTTCCGGATATCAAGATTGTCGGCACGCCGCCTCCACCGCAGATTTTTGGTCTACTTTTGGAATACCAATTGAGTATCGGATCCGCAACGCGCGGGTGGCAGGCGGCACGGTCATCGCTGCCGCCGCGGCGGGATTGCACAAAATCCGGGCAGGAGCGCGTGCGGCGGGGGCAAGCTGCCGGCTCTTCGCGACAGGGGGAACGGTTTGAACGCCCATGCAAAAGACGGCAATCCGTGCCCGCCTCTTCCCCTGTCACGTCCCGCCTCGCGCCCACCGGCGAACCGGCGCGTGCGATTTCCGCTGGACGTGCACGCCAATGGCATTCTAATGGTATTCCATAATGATACCAAGGTTCCGAACGGAGTAGACCCATGACAGACACAATTCGTGCGACGCGCGCCGCGCCCCCGCCCCTTGCCCGAAGACCCGCCGGAACGACGAGATCTCCCCGCCCCTCCGCACGCCGTGGCGGCAAAGCTTCCCACATCAGGACAAGCTCATGCCTTTGATACATTCC
The nucleotide sequence above comes from Celeribacter indicus. Encoded proteins:
- a CDS encoding sigma-54-dependent Fis family transcriptional regulator, which produces MEHMVRKADWEDFMAVGRVSPNIRHEILESWKRSGRRPVSQMTCAPILGDEDLARQRAMARRLRRGAQAALNRAGRLLNKSGDIFLLCDGSGVVLDAVGDSCTLERAGENHLHLGGQWSEEAIGTNAIGTAIHLGVPVMIREAEHYCEAIQRWNCAATPVREPGTGRLLGVVDISWPGDMAQTNAAALSSALALQVETELTRMVSREREALMEHLHLRRLRRGNEPMLIMDRSGADVFSTQDFARFCEDDAALSWLRGQIPDLIDQSPERIAEALSDCVHGTDLEVIEKEGEAIGVMIALRRRKAQATDVGAELARIGQVGEVTARLCAQAQKLAGTMIPILIEGETGTGKTYLAEAIHRASGQAEGPFELIDCAELTEAGLREHIAADRFGTGGGVLCLNSPGAALPVVQKLLLTVLERAEARGTRIISMSMRTLYDEMQKDAFRSDLYYRIAGVRLQIPPLRERPEEIAPLLRQLVQRHGARQDGREIRFTSGAMAALESYTWPGNLREMDNLIAALDALSPTGLIDDRTLPPEFRQRSRGDRADTLREVERAEILGAVAAEDGNLSRAARRLGIARSTLYLKLDSYGIARPQKA
- a CDS encoding aspartate/glutamate racemase family protein, with product MTRILVVNPNSSERVTAAIREALSVFGPYFDVIGTADGPDTVRSAADVARAGLAFAHGVAAHPEADAYVSACFSDPGVEIARPLTGKPVIGLQEAAVMTALARADRFGILALSEAAIPRHRLRLRAMGVLSRLAGEVALPGLSAAESGEGRVLDLAEAKAGALRQAGAEILVLGCAGMSPIGAALERRTGMPVVDPVLAAGALALGSCLGRSA
- the hydA gene encoding dihydropyrimidinase, whose product is MSEAFDIVIHSGLIATAEMQFKGDLAIRDGRIAAVAERIAGGARRIDAGGRIVMPGGIEAHAHIAQESAAGVMTADDYYSGSVSAAFGGNSSFIPFAAQHRGQSIDEVLASYDARGARSVIDYSYHLIVSDPSEAVLTDQLPRAFARGITSFKVFTTYDLLNLGDAGMLDILTVARKHGAITMVHCENDAMVKWMNRQLAAQGLTAPKYHAISRPALAEEEAINRAIQLAKLVDTPLFIVHVSTPGGAEIVRREKFAGAKLFAETCPQYLALTREDLDRPGMDGAKYICSPPVRDRETQDALWHHVALGTFESVSSDHAPYRADETGKFGAGPDAPYPKIANGMPGIAMRLPYLFSEGVVGGRITLEQFVALTSTNAAKTFGCTAKGRIAPGMDADLAIWDAEEVWTATLADQHDNMDYTPFEGMEITGKPKLVMNRGAVIVEDGELKAREGQGRFFGRAPADLRGRGGVPLPEFDPARNFGVDPRA
- a CDS encoding SDR family NAD(P)-dependent oxidoreductase: MVSGAAENRTVLITGADRGVGLACREACLARGWTVIATARHPAAIPAGAEALAYDPAREGAAARLAAQIGSTPLDAVIFAEDSTAGNALRPEEIGRDLLIGVMMENTHAPLDLAARLAPNLRRAPRPAIVALSGNAGMTGSSVLPLSLPLKASKAALRQMWRNLAVEWAEWGCRCIVVTSEGGGRIAALLAALEREANAAYEEL
- a CDS encoding SDR family oxidoreductase — encoded protein: MPTILISGTNRGIGRELVRQFSSAGWQVIATVRRPGPDAVPGAPGVRVEQLEASDPASIAALARRLDGVPLDVVLANAGIARNLGAGAGEVSADEMREVFETNLWGPLGLAVALRANLFAGERKVVLAMSSLMSSIAANDWGTQYSYRASKAALNALWSALAREWTAQGITCTLLRPGMVATDMTDHRGIPVEESVAGMVRVVENLCLADSGRIIGYDGRDVPW